A section of the Candidatus Woesearchaeota archaeon genome encodes:
- a CDS encoding U32 family peptidase has protein sequence MVVKNLKKIRIPKLLCPVSNWPMLRAAVESGCDEVYFGTKELNMRVNANNFELSELSKIVSFCHEHDVRANLCVNTIIYDSELKKLDQVLLCAKNALIDAIICWDFSVISKCFELKLPFHVSTQASISNFESVKQFVKLGATRVILARELSFEQIKQIKEKIVESNLDVEVECFVHGAMCVSVSGRCFLSQDIFNRSANRGDCLQPCRREYLVKDIDREFELVLGKDYIMSPKDLCAIEFLEKLVGPIDVMKIEGRGRSPEYVKLVTSCYRSALDAISQGKYSGELKEELVGKLKTVYNRGFSTGFYLGKPLNEWTKNYGSESTIKKEFIGFVKNYYKKIQVAEIKILAEELKIGDTIMIQGNKSGVFEQKIKSIQFNGTSVKIGSKGQSVGILLEREARTNDKVFRLSEISNSSN, from the coding sequence ATGGTTGTAAAAAATCTTAAAAAAATTAGAATTCCTAAATTGTTATGTCCTGTATCTAATTGGCCAATGTTGCGGGCCGCAGTAGAATCTGGTTGTGATGAAGTATATTTTGGAACTAAAGAATTGAATATGCGAGTTAATGCGAATAATTTTGAATTAAGTGAATTATCCAAAATTGTTAGTTTTTGTCATGAACATGATGTTCGCGCAAATCTTTGTGTAAATACGATAATTTATGATTCGGAATTGAAAAAATTAGATCAAGTGCTTCTTTGTGCAAAAAATGCTTTAATTGATGCAATAATTTGTTGGGATTTTTCAGTTATAAGTAAATGTTTTGAACTTAAATTGCCTTTTCACGTTTCAACGCAAGCATCAATAAGTAATTTTGAATCGGTAAAACAATTTGTAAAATTAGGTGCGACAAGAGTTATTCTCGCAAGAGAACTTAGTTTTGAACAGATTAAACAAATTAAAGAAAAAATTGTTGAATCTAATTTGGATGTTGAGGTTGAATGTTTTGTTCATGGCGCGATGTGTGTTTCTGTGAGTGGGAGATGTTTTTTATCTCAAGATATTTTTAATCGGAGTGCGAATAGGGGAGATTGTTTGCAGCCTTGTAGACGAGAATATTTGGTTAAAGATATTGATCGAGAATTCGAATTAGTTTTAGGAAAAGATTATATTATGAGTCCAAAAGATTTATGTGCGATTGAATTTTTAGAAAAATTAGTTGGACCTATTGATGTTATGAAAATAGAGGGCCGCGGTCGAAGTCCTGAATATGTTAAATTAGTTACTAGTTGTTATAGATCTGCGCTTGACGCTATTTCACAAGGAAAATATTCTGGTGAATTAAAAGAAGAATTAGTTGGTAAATTAAAAACTGTTTATAATAGGGGATTTTCTACTGGTTTTTATCTTGGTAAACCATTAAATGAGTGGACAAAAAATTATGGTAGTGAATCTACAATTAAAAAAGAGTTTATTGGATTTGTTAAAAATTATTATAAAAAAATTCAAGTGGCAGAAATTAAAATATTGGCTGAAGAATTGAAAATTGGTGATACTATAATGATTCAAGGAAATAAATCAGGAGTTTTTGAACAAAAAATTAAATCAATTCAATTTAATGGGACATCTGTTAAAATAGGATCTAAGGGTCAAAGCGTAGGAATTTTACTTGAACGTGAAGCAAGAACAAATGATAAGGTTTTTAGATTAAGCGAGATTTCTAATAGTTCAAATTAA
- a CDS encoding AsnC family transcriptional regulator — protein sequence MIEISTKIHKELAKNCRISVSKLARALNISRDKAENEIKKLEKEEIIKQYTINLNYNKLGFETHTILLKFKNSIIEKEINTAEKFLKTTQYITKTQKLNGEWDLLLHIVSKNSSDLHQAIKQIKQNIPLTKFKLLTIVSEYESNLETTPSKTQTKKTQIDLNFAQKKFECENYELDQIDLKLIKALKENSRASITQISKTTTLSPRIISYRISELEKKQIINYEIKLNKKLNPQKYLLFFNSNTLSQNTITAQIAISKLLNFNKITKIQSTIGDSEFIIDITATEFSEIIKLNQQINQITNTENLQILLKSENKNFIRTIKSK from the coding sequence ATGATAGAAATTAGCACAAAAATTCACAAAGAATTAGCTAAAAATTGTAGAATTTCAGTCTCAAAACTAGCTCGCGCACTCAATATAAGTCGCGACAAAGCAGAAAATGAAATTAAAAAATTAGAAAAAGAAGAAATAATAAAACAATACACAATAAATCTAAATTATAACAAATTAGGATTTGAAACCCACACAATTCTATTAAAATTTAAAAATAGCATAATTGAAAAAGAAATAAACACCGCAGAAAAATTTCTAAAAACAACTCAATACATAACAAAAACTCAAAAGCTCAATGGAGAATGGGATTTATTATTACACATAGTATCAAAAAATTCATCAGATTTACACCAAGCAATAAAACAAATAAAACAAAATATACCCTTAACTAAATTTAAACTATTAACTATAGTATCCGAATACGAATCAAATTTAGAAACAACTCCCTCAAAAACTCAAACAAAAAAAACTCAAATTGATTTAAACTTTGCTCAAAAAAAATTCGAATGCGAAAACTATGAATTAGATCAAATTGATTTAAAATTAATCAAAGCATTAAAAGAAAATTCAAGAGCAAGTATCACCCAAATTTCTAAAACCACCACTCTTAGTCCAAGAATAATAAGTTATCGAATTTCCGAATTAGAAAAAAAACAAATAATAAATTATGAAATTAAACTTAATAAAAAACTAAATCCTCAAAAATATTTATTATTTTTTAATTCAAATACTCTTTCTCAAAATACAATTACAGCTCAAATCGCAATTTCTAAACTATTAAATTTTAACAAAATCACAAAAATTCAAAGCACGATCGGAGATTCAGAATTTATTATAGACATAACTGCAACTGAGTTCTCAGAAATAATCAAACTTAACCAACAAATTAATCAAATCACAAATACAGAGAATCTTCAAATTCTCTTAAAATCTGAAAATAAAAATTTCATCAGAACAATCAAATCAAAATAA
- a CDS encoding S-layer protein codes for MFLVNQKKEMLYSLPVKEISIEGAKNISQLALDIMKTIAITPLYPAQIAKKLKQHEQKIYYHIRKLEQNGFVKVVFEENKQGATARYYQLSEPAFVLRFKEFDETQKFSKISSDAHSFLEPFIVDGKLDALIIVGSPDPHGPDKARSRDGYYGMDLALFLGTFLNYVPGYNVKLDTETREVDLKQNLIIIGGPIVNKTMAKFNDYLPVRFKEKVVFSKISKKEYVSDETGIIVKCDNPFANDKKILVVAGKRYSGTRAAIIAFLKNFKEVRAGNIYKRKILAKVVEGVDLDSDGIVDDIEFLE; via the coding sequence ATGTTTTTAGTGAATCAAAAGAAAGAAATGTTGTATTCTCTTCCTGTTAAGGAAATAAGTATTGAAGGTGCTAAAAATATCTCTCAATTAGCTTTAGATATAATGAAAACTATTGCGATCACTCCTTTGTATCCTGCACAAATTGCAAAAAAATTAAAACAGCATGAACAGAAAATATATTATCATATCAGAAAGCTCGAACAAAATGGTTTTGTTAAGGTTGTTTTTGAAGAAAATAAACAAGGGGCTACTGCAAGATATTATCAATTATCTGAACCTGCATTTGTTTTGAGATTTAAAGAATTTGATGAAACTCAAAAATTTTCTAAAATTAGTAGTGATGCACATTCTTTTTTAGAACCATTTATCGTTGATGGTAAACTTGATGCGTTAATTATTGTTGGAAGTCCTGATCCGCATGGTCCTGATAAAGCTAGGAGTAGAGATGGATATTATGGGATGGATTTAGCATTATTTTTAGGAACATTTCTAAATTATGTGCCTGGTTATAATGTTAAATTAGATACTGAAACGCGCGAAGTTGATTTAAAACAAAATTTAATAATTATTGGCGGTCCAATAGTCAATAAAACTATGGCTAAATTTAATGATTATTTGCCAGTTCGGTTTAAAGAAAAGGTAGTTTTTTCAAAAATATCTAAAAAAGAATATGTTAGTGATGAAACGGGAATTATTGTGAAATGTGATAATCCATTTGCTAATGATAAAAAAATATTGGTTGTTGCTGGAAAAAGATACTCTGGAACTCGCGCTGCAATAATCGCTTTTTTGAAAAATTTTAAAGAAGTGCGTGCAGGCAATATTTACAAACGTAAAATTTTAGCAAAAGTAGTTGAAGGTGTAGATTTAGATAGTGATGGAATAGTTGATGACATAGAATTTTTAGAATAA
- the glmS gene encoding glutamine--fructose-6-phosphate transaminase (isomerizing) — translation MCGIIGYMGEEAALPIIIEGLQKLEYRGYDSFGFAIENDLHIQTQKFIGSITENKSLISNITGNTGIGHTRWATHGPVCKKNAHPHLSSNKKFIIVHNGIIENFEEIKSNLNKKGFEFYGDTDTEVIAKLIEEKYNQCQNVKQAIQQSLDLIKGAYAIAVVNEINPNNIFLACKDAPLKLGISDTGIYFASDPIGFLRHTNQVITLEDNDFVEINNKTYTITNNGEVIQRNINNIEWQQKTAEKNDFNHFMLKEIHEQSKNLKNVFQNSNTTINNIKQLLKNARRVLIIGCGTAYHAGLVLKNKLLSKGIIAESIIASEFEQYKTLTKDDVIVTFSQSGETADLLEVLKNIKKEKKCKVITITNVVQSTITRFSDEVIYLNQGPEIGVASTKAYTGMIAAIELLICENPLDFQTQIIKQQEIIAQIISKQKKQLKIISEKLVAAQDIYLIGRGKNLVTALEGALKIKEISYIHSEGMAAGELKHGTLALIEKGVPVIVIAPTDEKFAETISNALEIKSRGGKIIGISDKPNNAFDEFIEIPKTKFQEITTIIPLQMIAYNLAIKKGFNPDKPRNLAKSVTVK, via the coding sequence ATGTGCGGAATAATAGGGTATATGGGCGAAGAAGCTGCACTCCCAATAATAATAGAAGGTTTACAAAAATTAGAATATAGAGGATATGATTCTTTTGGATTTGCAATAGAAAACGATTTACATATTCAAACTCAAAAATTTATTGGATCCATAACTGAAAATAAAAGTTTAATTTCAAACATAACTGGTAACACAGGTATAGGTCATACAAGATGGGCGACACATGGACCAGTTTGTAAAAAAAATGCACACCCACACCTAAGTTCAAATAAAAAATTTATAATTGTCCACAATGGAATAATTGAAAATTTCGAAGAAATTAAATCAAATCTTAACAAAAAAGGATTCGAATTTTATGGAGATACAGACACAGAAGTAATAGCAAAATTAATAGAAGAAAAATATAACCAATGTCAAAATGTCAAACAAGCAATTCAACAATCATTAGATTTAATTAAAGGTGCTTATGCAATTGCAGTAGTTAATGAAATAAATCCCAACAACATTTTTTTAGCTTGTAAAGATGCACCGTTAAAATTAGGGATATCTGATACTGGAATATATTTTGCTTCAGATCCAATAGGATTTTTACGCCACACAAATCAAGTAATAACTTTAGAAGACAATGATTTCGTCGAGATCAATAATAAAACTTACACAATAACCAATAATGGAGAAGTTATTCAACGAAATATAAATAATATAGAATGGCAACAAAAAACCGCTGAAAAAAATGATTTTAATCATTTTATGTTAAAAGAAATTCATGAACAATCAAAAAATTTAAAAAATGTTTTTCAAAATTCAAATACCACAATTAATAATATTAAACAACTACTAAAAAACGCAAGAAGAGTTTTAATAATTGGTTGTGGAACTGCATATCATGCAGGACTTGTTCTAAAAAATAAGTTACTCTCAAAAGGAATTATTGCAGAATCAATAATTGCATCAGAGTTTGAACAATATAAAACGCTAACAAAAGATGATGTTATTGTTACTTTTTCTCAGAGTGGCGAAACTGCAGATCTTTTAGAAGTCCTAAAAAATATTAAAAAAGAAAAAAAGTGCAAAGTAATCACAATAACTAATGTAGTGCAATCAACAATAACTAGATTTAGTGATGAAGTTATATACCTCAATCAAGGACCTGAAATTGGCGTTGCATCAACAAAAGCATACACAGGAATGATTGCAGCAATCGAATTACTAATTTGTGAAAATCCTCTTGATTTCCAAACACAAATAATCAAGCAACAAGAAATAATAGCCCAAATAATTTCAAAGCAAAAAAAACAACTCAAAATTATTAGTGAAAAATTAGTCGCCGCACAAGATATTTATCTTATTGGTAGAGGGAAAAATTTAGTTACTGCTCTTGAAGGCGCGCTAAAAATCAAAGAAATTTCTTATATTCATTCTGAAGGAATGGCTGCAGGAGAACTTAAACATGGAACGCTTGCATTAATTGAAAAAGGAGTTCCCGTAATAGTTATAGCCCCAACAGATGAGAAATTTGCAGAAACAATTTCAAATGCACTTGAAATAAAAAGCAGAGGTGGAAAAATTATTGGAATTAGTGACAAACCAAACAATGCATTTGATGAATTCATAGAAATTCCAAAAACTAAATTTCAAGAAATAACTACAATTATTCCATTGCAAATGATTGCATACAATCTTGCGATTAAAAAAGGATTCAATCCAGATAAACCAAGAAATCTTGCAAAAAGTGTAACAGTAAAATAA
- the mnmH gene encoding tRNA 2-selenouridine(34) synthase MnmH, giving the protein MHFFKINKKFKTIKASFVFEVKKQDDYVLVDVRSPSEWELDRIPGSINIPILDDLERAEVGTIFTKSGLNLAIEKGLEFVEPKLDDLLLTFSKFKQKKIIIYCWRGGLRSKSVVQFLEMNGFDVFQLEKGVKAYRHFVRKKISSYKLKPRLIIIYGMGLSGKTELLNKTNLHMIDLEGIAQHRSSVYGALGFKPRSQKLFEAIFLDKIEELKDVDYILVEGESKRIGRVVIPDFFYALFKSGVQIRLDASLDRRAQRFLDDYCDNKNKINEFVEITKNSQLFVKIMGKNKVLEIISLISSYEPDKITAGLKILLKDYYDIKYEHFFKDKNFDLVLFEDDVLIALQKIEKHVSVLRLKKEDNKKFK; this is encoded by the coding sequence ATGCATTTTTTTAAAATAAATAAAAAATTTAAAACAATTAAAGCAAGTTTTGTTTTTGAGGTTAAAAAACAAGATGATTATGTTTTAGTTGATGTAAGGAGTCCCTCTGAATGGGAATTAGATAGAATTCCAGGATCAATAAACATACCTATTTTAGATGATTTGGAACGTGCAGAAGTTGGCACAATATTTACTAAAAGTGGACTTAATCTTGCTATTGAGAAAGGACTTGAATTTGTAGAACCTAAATTGGATGATTTGTTATTAACTTTTTCTAAATTTAAACAAAAAAAAATAATTATTTATTGTTGGAGAGGAGGTCTTCGTTCAAAATCAGTTGTACAATTTCTTGAAATGAATGGATTTGATGTTTTTCAATTAGAAAAAGGAGTTAAGGCATATCGTCATTTTGTAAGAAAAAAAATTAGTTCTTATAAGTTGAAACCCAGACTTATCATTATTTATGGGATGGGATTGAGTGGGAAAACTGAATTGTTAAACAAAACTAATCTCCATATGATTGATTTAGAAGGCATTGCTCAACATAGAAGTAGTGTTTATGGTGCACTCGGTTTTAAACCAAGATCTCAAAAATTATTTGAAGCAATATTTCTTGACAAAATTGAAGAATTAAAAGATGTGGATTATATTTTAGTTGAAGGAGAAAGTAAGCGTATTGGGCGAGTTGTAATTCCTGATTTTTTTTATGCACTATTTAAATCTGGAGTTCAAATAAGACTTGATGCGTCTCTTGACAGACGAGCTCAAAGATTTTTAGATGATTATTGTGACAATAAAAATAAAATTAATGAATTTGTTGAAATTACTAAAAATTCCCAGTTATTTGTAAAAATAATGGGTAAAAATAAAGTTTTAGAAATAATTTCTTTAATTTCTTCGTATGAACCTGATAAAATTACTGCCGGATTGAAAATTTTATTAAAAGATTATTATGATATCAAATATGAACATTTTTTTAAGGATAAAAACTTTGATTTGGTATTGTTTGAGGATGATGTATTGATTGCGTTACAAAAAATAGAAAAACATGTTTCGGTTTTAAGATTAAAAAAAGAAGATAATAAAAAATTTAAATAA
- the argS gene encoding arginine--tRNA ligase: MDLFKQEIQKILKQNEICVELSLIEIPPDTKLGDYAVPCFSLAAKFKKAPQAISEELVKKINLEKNELLSSVKNVGPYLNFFVNKTQLINSLIKKIQDQKENFGTGNLSSKILVESPGPNTNKPLHLGHLRNVFLGASIINILKKSGNSVTHVDIVNDRGIHICKSMLAYQKFGNNQEPDVKTDHFVGKYYVLYSQKLKEMPELEEEAREMLRKWEAGDPEVRALWAKMKKWSLDGMNQTYARLNFVAEKSYFESDQYERGKQIVIEGFENGLFTKNSDGCIIIDLTKEGYGEKVLLRADGTSVYVTQDISTAKARYEDYDMDKIIYVVATEQNYHFKVLFEVLEKIGFKFAKNLYHMAYGMVNLPDGKMKSREGTVVDADELLDQLEQMARTEIVKRHKELSEEEINSRAIKIAQGALRFFILKIDSHKDMVYDPKESISFEGETGPYVQYAYARCCSILRKYDCAVETDIDYSLLESESAFNLVKQLGTFPQVILDAAKSHKPSMMAQFLIQLSQMFNEFYHKCQVISDDKKLTAARIRLVESTKIILKEGLHLLAIEAPEEM; encoded by the coding sequence ATGGACTTATTCAAACAAGAGATACAGAAAATATTGAAACAAAATGAGATTTGCGTAGAATTAAGTTTAATAGAAATACCTCCTGATACTAAACTGGGTGATTATGCAGTTCCATGTTTTTCTTTGGCTGCAAAATTTAAAAAAGCACCACAAGCTATTTCAGAAGAATTAGTTAAAAAAATTAATCTTGAAAAAAATGAATTATTATCTAGTGTGAAAAATGTCGGGCCATATTTAAATTTCTTCGTTAATAAAACTCAACTTATAAATTCATTAATTAAAAAAATACAGGATCAAAAAGAAAATTTTGGTACTGGAAATTTATCAAGTAAAATTTTAGTTGAGAGTCCTGGACCAAATACCAATAAACCTCTACATTTGGGACATTTAAGAAATGTATTCTTGGGTGCGAGTATTATTAATATTTTAAAAAAATCAGGAAATTCTGTTACTCACGTAGATATTGTTAATGATCGTGGAATTCATATTTGTAAATCTATGCTTGCATATCAAAAATTTGGGAACAATCAAGAACCAGATGTTAAAACAGATCATTTTGTTGGGAAATATTATGTTTTGTATTCCCAAAAATTAAAAGAAATGCCTGAACTTGAAGAGGAAGCAAGAGAAATGCTAAGAAAATGGGAAGCTGGCGATCCGGAAGTTAGAGCATTATGGGCAAAAATGAAAAAATGGTCATTAGATGGAATGAATCAAACTTACGCGAGATTAAATTTTGTTGCAGAAAAATCATATTTTGAAAGCGATCAATACGAGCGAGGAAAACAGATTGTGATTGAAGGGTTTGAAAATGGCTTGTTTACTAAAAATTCCGACGGTTGCATTATTATTGATTTAACCAAAGAGGGATATGGTGAAAAAGTACTATTAAGAGCAGATGGAACGTCTGTTTACGTAACTCAAGATATTTCTACTGCAAAAGCAAGATATGAAGATTATGATATGGATAAAATAATTTATGTTGTTGCAACCGAACAAAATTATCATTTTAAAGTTTTATTTGAAGTTCTTGAAAAAATTGGGTTTAAATTTGCAAAAAATTTGTATCATATGGCATATGGGATGGTTAATTTACCTGATGGTAAGATGAAATCTCGAGAAGGAACAGTAGTTGATGCAGATGAATTACTTGATCAATTAGAACAGATGGCTCGAACTGAAATTGTTAAGCGACATAAAGAATTAAGTGAAGAAGAAATTAATTCTCGCGCCATAAAAATTGCTCAAGGAGCTTTGCGATTTTTTATACTAAAAATTGATTCACATAAAGACATGGTATATGATCCGAAAGAATCAATAAGTTTTGAAGGAGAAACTGGGCCTTATGTTCAATATGCATACGCACGATGTTGTTCTATTTTGCGAAAATATGATTGTGCGGTTGAAACTGATATTGATTATTCCCTTTTAGAATCAGAGTCTGCATTTAATTTGGTAAAACAATTAGGCACATTTCCTCAAGTAATACTCGATGCTGCAAAAAGTCATAAACCTAGTATGATGGCGCAGTTTTTGATACAATTGTCACAAATGTTTAATGAGTTTTATCATAAATGTCAAGTGATTAGTGATGATAAAAAATTAACTGCTGCAAGAATCCGTTTAGTTGAATCAACAAAAATAATATTAAAAGAAGGATTACATCTGTTAGCTATTGAAGCGCCAGAAGAAATGTAA
- a CDS encoding AAA family ATPase has protein sequence MIITITGALGSGKSTVAKLIAKKLNLNHYSTGDFMREIATKRNLTILGLNQQAETDKTIDKELDDRQINLGKTEDNFIIDARIGWFFIPHSIKIFLDVTDNEAARRIFEANRNEKKYNTSINETLENIKKRKESEVKRFKEFYNIDYYTKSNYDLVIDTTKISPEQVVEKILNFIKQQK, from the coding sequence ATGATTATAACAATAACCGGAGCACTAGGATCTGGAAAATCCACAGTTGCAAAACTCATTGCAAAAAAACTTAATCTCAATCATTATTCTACTGGAGACTTCATGCGAGAAATTGCAACAAAAAGAAATCTAACAATTTTAGGTTTAAATCAACAAGCAGAAACTGATAAAACTATTGACAAAGAACTTGATGATAGACAAATAAATTTGGGAAAAACAGAAGATAATTTCATTATTGATGCGCGCATCGGTTGGTTTTTCATCCCCCATTCAATAAAAATTTTCTTAGATGTTACCGATAACGAAGCTGCTAGAAGAATTTTTGAAGCAAATCGCAATGAAAAAAAATATAATACCAGCATTAACGAAACATTAGAAAACATAAAAAAAAGAAAAGAATCAGAAGTTAAAAGATTTAAAGAATTTTATAATATCGACTATTACACTAAATCAAACTATGATTTGGTAATTGACACAACAAAAATATCCCCAGAACAAGTTGTTGAAAAAATATTAAATTTTATTAAACAACAAAAATAA
- a CDS encoding peptidylprolyl isomerase, whose translation MSEKVKKGDFVEIEYTGSIKEGGLVFDSTSEEESKNAGTYNPKMIYGPVKICIGQKQVIPGLDEVLDGADENQESQITIKAENAFGKKDSKLLKLMPASKFKSQQINPMPGLQLNIDGMMATIRSVSGGRVVVDFNHPLSGKEVFYKYKILKKITDPKEKVKGYLALILSAKENQIQVSITDSKAEITLTKEIPQEFLTEQKNKIIELIPEIKEIEFKINKVTESK comes from the coding sequence ATGAGTGAAAAAGTGAAAAAAGGAGATTTCGTGGAGATTGAATATACTGGAAGCATCAAAGAAGGTGGTTTAGTTTTTGACAGTACTAGTGAAGAAGAATCAAAGAATGCTGGAACTTATAATCCTAAAATGATTTATGGCCCAGTTAAAATTTGTATTGGTCAAAAACAAGTAATTCCTGGATTAGATGAAGTTTTAGATGGCGCAGATGAAAATCAAGAATCACAAATTACAATTAAAGCAGAAAATGCATTTGGTAAAAAAGACTCTAAACTTCTTAAACTCATGCCCGCGAGTAAATTTAAGTCTCAACAAATAAATCCTATGCCCGGACTGCAATTGAACATTGATGGCATGATGGCAACTATTAGAAGTGTTAGTGGTGGCAGAGTTGTCGTAGATTTTAATCATCCCTTATCAGGGAAGGAAGTATTTTACAAATATAAAATTCTAAAAAAAATTACAGATCCAAAAGAAAAAGTTAAAGGTTACTTAGCTTTAATTTTAAGCGCTAAAGAGAACCAAATTCAAGTTTCAATTACAGATTCAAAAGCAGAAATAACGCTTACAAAAGAAATTCCACAAGAATTTTTAACTGAACAAAAAAATAAAATTATTGAATTAATTCCAGAAATTAAAGAAATTGAGTTTAAAATTAATAAAGTAACAGAATCTAAATAA
- the ftsZ gene encoding cell division protein FtsZ has translation MDSFIREVTQRNPENSQIRKESSIKNSVDDELEEFIKKQPARIKVIGCGGGGNNTINRMSEVGIHGAETIAINTDAQDLLYTTADKKLLVGKEVTAGLGAGSQPKLGEEAAKENESEIKKLVSGSDMVFVTCGLGGGTGTGSAPVIAEIAKKLGILTVAIVTMPFSMEGQRRYENAVIGLEKLENIVDTLIVIPNDKLIELAPDLPLKTAFKVADEILTNAVKGIAELVTRTGLVNLDFADIRAIMGNGGVALIGVGESDTENRAVEAVQKAITNPLLDVDIGGANGALINIQGGPDMTLDEARKIVEEISEKLDENAKIIWGAQIYDDLKDIVRAMLIITGVKSNQIFGPGRSISSKKRKEIENELGIEFVD, from the coding sequence GTGGATAGTTTTATTCGTGAAGTAACGCAAAGGAATCCTGAAAATTCTCAAATTAGAAAAGAATCCTCAATCAAAAATAGTGTTGATGATGAGTTAGAGGAATTTATAAAAAAACAACCTGCACGTATCAAAGTAATTGGATGCGGTGGCGGTGGAAACAACACGATTAATCGTATGAGTGAAGTTGGTATTCATGGTGCCGAAACAATTGCGATTAACACAGATGCTCAAGATCTACTTTATACTACAGCAGATAAAAAACTTCTTGTAGGAAAAGAAGTTACTGCAGGACTGGGTGCAGGATCTCAACCAAAACTGGGTGAAGAAGCAGCCAAAGAAAATGAATCTGAAATCAAAAAATTAGTTTCTGGTTCAGATATGGTTTTTGTAACTTGCGGTCTTGGAGGAGGAACTGGTACAGGTTCAGCTCCCGTTATTGCAGAAATTGCAAAAAAATTAGGAATCTTAACTGTTGCAATTGTCACAATGCCATTCTCAATGGAAGGGCAACGAAGATATGAAAACGCAGTTATTGGTTTAGAAAAACTTGAAAACATTGTGGATACATTAATTGTTATTCCTAACGACAAATTAATTGAGTTAGCTCCAGACCTGCCTTTAAAAACAGCATTTAAAGTTGCAGATGAAATTCTGACAAACGCAGTTAAAGGAATTGCAGAACTTGTTACACGAACGGGTCTTGTTAACTTAGACTTCGCAGACATTCGAGCAATCATGGGTAATGGAGGAGTTGCATTAATTGGTGTTGGAGAATCTGATACTGAAAATAGAGCAGTAGAAGCTGTTCAAAAAGCAATTACTAATCCACTACTAGATGTTGATATTGGTGGCGCTAATGGTGCTTTGATTAACATCCAAGGCGGACCTGACATGACTCTTGATGAAGCAAGAAAGATTGTTGAAGAAATTTCTGAAAAACTTGATGAAAATGCTAAGATTATTTGGGGAGCTCAAATTTATGACGACTTAAAAGATATTGTAAGAGCAATGCTTATTATTACAGGAGTTAAGTCAAATCAAATTTTTGGACCTGGTAGAAGTATTTCATCTAAAAAGCGTAAAGAAATTGAAAATGAATTAGGAATTGAATTTGTGGATTAA
- a CDS encoding protein translocase SEC61 complex subunit gamma: MAIKDWGPKIKEFLKENRRVLKITKKPGKEEFKTIVKVSGLGMILIGLIGFIIVIVKQLLF; this comes from the coding sequence ATGGCAATTAAGGATTGGGGTCCAAAAATCAAAGAATTTTTAAAAGAGAATCGTAGAGTGCTTAAAATCACTAAAAAACCAGGTAAAGAGGAATTTAAAACCATCGTAAAGGTTTCTGGTCTTGGAATGATTCTTATTGGCCTTATTGGGTTTATCATTGTTATAGTTAAACAATTATTGTTTTAA